catgcatgaatgcttcaaaatcaagtgattggggtggaagattgcaatcttcacgtagtccgccctgtttcgactaatgcaatcaacttgacgtgcacaaacggaagatcaaatacaacaagttgtccaacaactgtaggctgtgcacgccacacgaaagaagaagaagaagtgatccGAGTTTTatcgccatatactcaagcatagaaacatagaaaataaatgcaggaataggcgatcggcccttcgagccagcactgccattcaatatgatcatgattatTCATCTAAAATTTCCTGTTTTGcccccccatgtcccttgattttgttagcccgagaactaaatgtaactctcccttgaaaacatccagtgaattggcctccactgccttctgtggcagagaattccacagatccacaactctctgtgtgaagagggTTTGTCATCGTCTCAGtcataactgccccccccccctttattcttaaactgtgaccgctggttctgaactcccccaacatcgggaacatttttcctgcagttacagtaagtgaaaatctagcaggcaagcaggatgctttctccaaccacccccatttgaagtccactatcttccaccgtttcacccagtgcttggtacttacttccagctgctactggttgtcctccaggatgcaccgagccacagcctgatccatgccggtcacctgggcgaatttcagattcagattcagattcagattcaactttaattgtcattgtcagtgtacaatacagagacaacaaaatgcagtttgcatctccctggaagagcgacatagaatatgatttcaataatatatctatttacatgtatacagtcatactgtttttcctgtgggaggagtgtccgggcagtcaccgaggtacattgttgagtagagtgacagccgcagggaagaagctgttcctggacctgctggtccggcaacggagagacatgtaacgcctcctggatggtaggagggtaaacagtccatggttggggtgagagcagtccttggcgatgctgagcgcccttcacagacaacgcttgctttggacagacttaatggaggggagcgaggaaccggtgatgcgttgggcaattttcaccgccctctgcagtgctttccggtcggagacagagcagttgccataccatactgtgatacagttggtaaggatgctctcgatggtgcagcagtagaagttcaccagaatctgaggagacagatggaccttcttcagtctcctcaggaagaagagacgctggtgagcctgcttgaccagtgttgaggtattgtgggtccaagagaggtcatcggagatgttgaccccaggagcctgaagctggaaacacgttccacctccgtcccgttaatgtggatgggggtgcgcgtgccgcccctagacttcctgaagtctacaatgagctccttggtcttcttggagttaatggCCAGGCTGTTGTCAGTTCACCATgcggctaggagctggacctcctccctataggccgactcatcgttgttgctgatgaggtcaatcactgttgtatcatctgcatacttgatgatggtgttagtaccatgtacaggtgtgcagtcataggtgaagagggagtagaggagggggctcagggtgaggattgaagaggtgtgcttgtctaacctaacagactggggtctgttggttagaaagtccagtatccagttgcagagggaggggtcgatgcccaggtcaccgagtttggtgatcagtttagagggtataatggtgttgaatgctgagctgtaatcgatgaacagcattcttacgtaagtgtctctgttgtcgaggtgggagagggcggagtgaagtgccgtggagatggcatcctccgtactcctgttcttgcgataGGCAaattgatagggatccagtgtggggggtaggcagcctttgagatgtgccaggaccagcctctcgaagcacttggtgatgatgggagtaagtgcaactgggcggaagtcgttgaggctcgccgcagtgcagtgttttggcaccggcacgatggaggtggttttaaggcacgtgaggacaactgcttgggcaagtgacaggttgaagatgtcagtccagacgtctgtcagctgcgcagcacaggccctgaggatgcgcccggggatgccgtcagggccagcagccttacgtgcattagtcctactcagttccacgtacacgtcgtagggagtgagtgtgaggggtgggtgatcagcagggagcacaaccTTGATGGctatctctagattgtccctgtcaaagcggccatagaagtgattaagctcctcaaggaaggaggcgttgctggatgtgggggtggtgttggtgggtctatagtccgtgatggcctggatgccatgccacatgcgtcgggggtcggagttgttgttgaagtgctcctcaatcctgagtttatggcagtgcttggccttcttgatgcccctcttcaggttagccctggatgaactgtaggctcgagcatcacctgacctgaaagcggtgtcccgtgctttcagcagtagcctgacctcgctgttcatccatggcttctgattcgggaatatggtcacccgtttgagggaggtgacactattgatggtggagtttataaagtccagaacagaggatgtgtaggaatcaatgtccgtgtgggagtcaagggtggcctgggctgcaaacgccttccagtcagtgtttggcacagagactctcacggcagcggcgcaacgcttccaacgccatgcactgaggctgctccatggccggagctgcagtgagcgactcgccagaccggcaaacactcgccagccccgctccccgtcagcATCTGTCCCcgtcgctgcttctgcttccaacacctgcgggccatgcagttgatatgtgttttgaaattttcattgatcacagaatttctcacaacagagcgagagagaatttggcgaaaagcgtgattctcacgctcaatgcatggttgtcagccctgcctctctctccccctctgtttctccccctctgtttctccccctctatttctccccctctgtttctccccccctctgtctcccccccgtctgtctccccccctctgtctcccccctctgcctccccccctctgtctccccctctgtctccccccctctgtctccccctctgtctccccccctctgtctccccccctctgcctccccccctctgtctccccccctctctctccccccccctctgtctcccccctctgtctcctcccctctgccccccccctctgtctccccccctctgtctcccaccCCTCTGTCTCCCACCCCTCTGTCCTCccacccctctgtctcccccctctgtctcccccccctctgtctcccccccctctgtctccccccctctgtcccccccctctgatcctccccccctctgtctccccccctcttctccccccctctgtctccccccctccgtctcccccccctctgtctcccccccctctgtctccccccccctctgtctccccccctctgtctccccccccctctgtctcccccctctgtctcccccccctctgtctctccccctctctctccccctctctctctcttcccccattctctcaccctctccaccacttctctctcttccctctttcttccctctcacccctcttccccccctctcccacctcactctcacccctctctcccctctctctcccccctctcccttttctctctctgcattcacaccccctctgtctctaccctctccctcctctcacccctctctctccccactgtctccctgtttccttcccctctctctctccacctccctttgagagtctgtcccttcgggaaAGACACTCTCATGGCAGCTGTGCGAcgtctccgacggcccgggactcttgtactgctccatggccggagctgcagcgagcgactcgccagtccCGGATCCCCGCATctattcccgccgctggttctgctcccatccctcccttagccccggctctccaacacccgcggaccatgcagtttatccgagttttgaaattttcgttgatcacagaatttctcaccacagagcgtgagaaatttctgatccacGTGAGGGCGTCAGAGTTtgttcaaatgcgtgattctcacgctcaaagcatgagagttggcagccgtggtgagatagagagagggagaaagagagacagttaccgagagagagacaagagacagagagagagagggagagacagagagagagaaacagagagacagacagagagagagtgctggagtaactcagcgggtcaggcagcatctgtggagaagatagatacaaagtgctggagtaactcagcgggtcaggcagcatctgtggagagaatgaatgggtgacattttgggtcgagacccttctttggtttagtccgcgccgaccagcgatcaccccgtacactagcactatcttacgcaCATTAGGATCAATTTAACAATTTTTCGGAGGCCGagtaatctacaaccctgaacgtctttgaaatgttggaggaaaccggagcgcccagagtaaaaccccacgcaggtcaaggggagaacgtgcaaactccgcacagacagcacccatagtcaggatcgtacccgggtctctggcggtgaggcagcaactgtaccgctgcgtcactgtgccgcgcaTAATTATATAAGTTTCCTCcaccataaacgcacccaatatgtgctagtaatgtcctgtttgccagcttgttgaccatctgtgttcccctcctgcagtgtttaggagccgttgctgtggacagagagacAGGGACGCGAGCGGCCATTgaaggcggccagggtgccggtgagcccccccccacccatctgctcggtgtgcggctgagcttcgatggagaaccacatgacggggcacaaccagGAGAAgctttatgagtgcgacgtgtgtggcaaggcctggcggaGCCCGAGTCTGCTGGagatccaccagcgggtgcacacaggagaacgccccttcgactgctcagaGTGTGGCAAGAGCTTCTCCCGCTATGAAAACCTGCAGCGGCACAAGAGTgtgcactccggcgagaggcccttcacctgctccgactgcggcaagagcttcaagatggcGAATAACCTGAAGAGACACCGAaaagtgcacacgggcgagaagccctatggctgctccacctgcggcaagagctttacccggTTGTATGGGCTGCAGGTGCACCGGCggatgcacacgggcgagaagccctatggctgctccacctccggcaagagctttacccggTTGTATGGGCTGCaggagcaccggcgggtgcacagcagtgagctgcccttcacctgctctgactgcggaaaaggcttcaagtcgtcgccggacctgaaggtgcacaggcgcctgcacccTGGGGAGCGGCCCTATACCTGCAGcgaatgcggcaagggcttcacccgcttcaGAAACCTGCTGGGGCATCaacacacccacaccggcgagcgtccctacacctgcacccagtgcggtaagggcttcacccagtccaccaacctgctgtcccaccagcgcacccacaccggggaacgGCCCtatacctgcagcgactgcggcaaggacttcagccgctccgacagcctgctgtaccaccagcgcacccacaccggcaagcgcccatacacctgcgcccagtgcggcaagggcttcagtaagtccagtcacctgctgtcccaccagcgcacccacaccggggaacggccctacacctgcagcgactgcggcaagggcttcagccgctccgacagcctgctgtaccaccagcgcacccacaccggcgagcgcccctacacctgcgcccagtgtggcaagggcttcactcagtccagcagcctgctggagcaccagcgcacccacacccgcGAGCGCCCCTTTACCTGcgtccagtgtggcaagggcttcactcgctcctccaagctgctgtcccaccagcgggtgcacgccggcgaccgtcccgtccccagcccggtgtgtggagagcgctttgccatggcttcCCGCACCCTGTCTCACCAgagcgtgcacaccagtggccagccctacgactgcccgtactgcggtgaggagtttgacagctcgcgggggttgcggcagcaccggaggacccacgccggcgagcagctgctcccactgtgataaGAGATCACGGgggctgcaggagcaccagcggttacacaccggagagagaccctttatgTGCGCTGAATGTGGCACGGGCTTCACCcggcttgaccacctgctggagcaccggcgagtccacaccggccagcgccccttcacctgcccactctgcggcaaggcctttgcccactcctccagcctgctggcacaccaccATGTGGATAAGtgctgtttaggtagacacaaaatgctggaaggtatgggtaatgtttcagggtcaagacccatcttcagtaccgatccgaaacgtcacccattccttgtatccagagatgttgcctgacccgctgagttactccagcactctgaaatgtcacctatacatgttctccagagatgcctgacccgctgagttacttcagcactttgtgttaatcatagagcgatacagtgtgtaagcaggcccttcggcccaacttgcccacaccaaccaacatgtcccagctacactagtcccacctgcctgtgtttggtccatatccctccaaacttgtcctatccacgtaaCTGTCTTTCTTGGGACAGCCacagccgcaactacctcctctgacagtttgttccatactcccaccaccctctgtgtgaaaaagttacccctcagtttccttttaa
The genomic region above belongs to Amblyraja radiata isolate CabotCenter1 unplaced genomic scaffold, sAmbRad1.1.pri scaffold_418_ctg1, whole genome shotgun sequence and contains:
- the LOC116969932 gene encoding zinc finger protein 239-like, which produces MENHMTGHNQEKLYECDVCGKAWRSPSLLEIHQRVHTGERPFDCSECGKSFSRYENLQRHKSVHSGERPFTCSDCGKSFKMANNLKRHRKVHTGEKPYGCSTCGKSFTRLYGLQEHRRVHSSELPFTCSDCGKGFKSSPDLKVHRRLHPGERPYTCSECGKGFTRFRNLLGHQHTHTGERPYTCTQCGKGFTQSTNLLSHQRTHTGERPYTCSDCGAKKAANRSDIIRLVVGAAERFLSVKQLPEKLHQYMTEKPPSFQLFIPSVRGPHS